CAAAGCCCGTACGTCTCTACGTAGAGCATCCATCTCGTTCTGTCACGATTTTGCATGTACCCCGGGGCCTTTTTTATGCATAATGGCATTATCATGGAAATCATAATTATTTGACTGTTCCTTTTTCCTCAGCTCTTCATTTTGCCTTAATAACTCTTACTAAAATGTTTGTTGCTACTCAAACCTAACATTTTGCAGAGTCATTTGCTCCCTCATCAATCTCATTTGCTCATGAAGAGTAAAAAAATTGTTGTGGGGATGCCTCCTAATCGGAAGGGAGTGATAATTTCTGGCCAAAAGGGATATTCAAGTTAAAAGAATTTGAGGCTCCTGCATGAGCCGAATCACCCAAAATTTCTGGCCGATTGGCAAACCAACCAGCAAATAAATCCATCTCACTGGGCTGATTACCAGCACCAGAAACTCCAGGTTGtcctataaaaaattaatgggAAAATTCTCATTGGGGtgagttattttgatttttttacaaaCTGAAGATTTGAAGATCGAAAATTCTCCATGCTTATCGCGCCAATTTGTTGAGTGTTTTTCCCTGTCTCTCTTAAATGGTGAGGCTTctctatttatatgatatggtaTTGTTCATCGATATAACATACTAAGTGGATTTCATACATGTCAACATGTATCCTACCCTAAACTTAACACCCGAATAGGTTTTGGGCCGATGATAACAAGTattataacaaaaatcaattttaaataatttctttaacGTATTTGATGTTTAGTTAATTtatgaaatcaaaatgataatttaactaTAGCAAAAGGACGGGAAGAGTCTTGagcctaaaataaaaatgggttgGACCATTTTCAGGCAACGCATTGATTTTTGAACCCATTAAGTTGGACTGACCCAACTCGCCAATGTCCATCAAACATGGAGACCCATTTTCCGGTTCGAAACGACGCCGTGTAGACTTGCCTTGAACTGGAGATTACGATCTGAATTTCTCTGATAGATCATAAAAGCATcacaaaaaggaaaacaatcTAAGATCCCAAGCAAAACCCGATATCCTTAACcttttaaattcattcattattCATTCACTTCCTCTAGTTTCGTTTCCGTCCAACCCGCCGTAACTACCACGCCGACCGTCATAACTACCGCCGTAAATTCTCCCAAAATGGCGAAACTACCCTTACAGAtcctcctcctcttcctccTTTCCCTCATTTCCTCCTCCATCGCAGAGATCAAAACCCTAACCATCAACTCCGACTCTCGCCCCATGATCCTCTTCGAGAAATTCGGCTTCACCCACTCCGGTCACATCGCCATCTCTGTCTCCTCCGTCTCGGTCACTTCCTCCGCCAATGCCCCCAATCCCGACGCTTCCCGCCTTGGCTTCTTCCTCTTATCCGAGGAAGCTCTCCTCCAAGTCCTCCTCGAGATTCAACAGAATCCTCACTTTTGCGTCCTCGATTCTCGCTACATCCAGCATCTCTTCACCTTCGGCGACCTCTCCCCACCTCCCCTCTCGCGTTTCAACCACACTTACCCTGTTTCTTCACCCAATGAATACTCTCTCTTTTTCGCCAATTGCGCCCCCGAAACCCGCGTTTCGATGAACGTCCGAACCGAGACCTACAATCTCGAACGCGACGGTTCCAAAGATTACCTCTCCGCTGGTCTAACCCACCTCCCTTCCCTTTACACCTTCTTCTCCATCCTCTACTTAGTCTTCTTGGGTAGTTGGATCTACGTTTGTTATACCAACAAACGATCCGTGCACCGGATCCATTTATTGATGAGCggtttacttttattcaaagcTTTGAATCTGATCTGCGCTGCCGAAGATAAGCATTACGTTAAGGTTACCGGAACTCCTCACGGCTGGGATGTTTTGTtctacatttttcaatttattcgtGTCGTTTTGCTTTTCACCGTCATCATTTTGATCGGCACCGGTTGGTCCTTTTTGAAACCATTTTTACAAGAAAGGGAAAAGAAGGTTTTGATGATCGTGATCCCGCTTCAAGTTTTAGCTAATGTTGCTTCGATCGTGATCGGGGAAACTGGGCCTTTTATTAAAGATTGGGTGACATGGAATCAGTTGTTTTTGCTGGTTGATATCGTCTGCTGTTGCGCTATTATTTTCCCAATTGTTTGGTCGATCCGTTCATTGAGAGAAACTTCGAAGACCGATGGGAAGGCTGCAAGGAATTTGGCGAAGTTGACCCTGTTTAGGCAGTTTTACATTGTGGTGATTGGGTATTTGTATTTCACAAGAATTGTGGTGTTTGCTTTGAGGACGATTGCAGCTTACAAGTATCAATGGGTTAGTAATGCCGCCGAGGAGACCGCGAGTTTGGCGTTTTATTTGGTTATGTTTTACATGTTTAGGCCGGTGGAGAAAAATGAGTACTTTATTCTTGACGAGGAAGATGAAGAGGCTGCTGAAATCGCTCTTAGAGATGAAGAATTCGAGCTTTGAGAAAACCCCTCCGGCCGCTGAAAAGAGAACTTATATAAGGGTACTTTGGATTTTTACTTTTGATGCAAATTGGGGCTAGTTTTGAGGTTTGTTCTTAGTGAATTTTACGGATACAAGTTGCTGCATACAACTGTCGCTGTTCTTCTCTTTACtgtttttattatgtttaacttgttgctaaaatttgaatatgtttctGTATTTCTGCCTACTGCTTAATGAACTTCTCTCAGAAGGTTGAATTTAGAAACAAagagttttaagtttttttccgTTCTGCAATTCTACGCATTAAATGAAACATTATGTCGAAAATGATTGATTGTCTTGATACTGGATGATCATGGCTTGAGGTGGTTTTCACTACCCAGacaatgcaaaattttaaagttctctatggggattttttttccctttatattattattatgggtTTAGGGTTGTTGAGGGATCGAACTTGAGATTGGTTTCAACCGATGAACACAAGTCTTGTGTCCCAAGTGGTTTAATCAACTGGGACTAAGATCTTTGATTATTGTTAGTCAGTGTTTGGAGTACATTTTGGGCAATACCTGCAAGTCAATTGGCTTAAAGTTTTGTTATCTCAACTCTCGTCTTTTTGCCGTAATGTATTTCCAATTTGAATGGCAATGCCTTGCGTTTGTTCTTTCTTATTGGCAGATTTACTGTTTAGTGGTcaagttgaatttatttatCAGCAAGTCAATTTACCTAACATTTTGTTGTTTCAACTTTTGTCTTTTGTCTTTATCTATTTCCAATTGGTCTTCACAGCAATTTGAATGGCAATGCCTAGTGTTTGTCCTTTCCTATTGGTAGACTAGTTAGTGCTCAAGTTGAATGTATGTGTTCTTGTGGTTATTATTGAATTGGCTGGCTAATGAGTAATGATATTGTTAATTTCCCAAACGCAAAGAAGAAAATCTTGTCAAAATGCTATAGCTGTTAGTTCTCAGCCTTGGTGTGATGAATTTCTTCCTCGTTTATGATCTACCCATACTTTTCCATAATCTTCTAAATGGTTGGAACACTAAATTgcatttatttgtttcttttgtgcCTATTTTAAGCTGAATGATAAATCATCAgttgcatatatataaataaaagatttgCAGTATTTAATCAGGTTTGCCCTTTCCCTTTATGGTGGTTGTTGCTGCCTACTAATACATCTAGAAACACAATATAAAAAAGATATAATGGTTTTTTTGGCtatccaattttataaaaaaagatttttattttagtcttttatttatttttaatcttttagcCTTTAAAATTGTCTTTTTGTTAGATCaccctaaaataaaaggaaaaattaatttttttaaaaaattgttatctGAGCGTTTGATCAAATCTAGTCAAATCAAAACTAGTGAAATATTTTGAGTTGATGAGTTTTATTTTGTCATCTTatcgagtgaaatgaaattgagttgaatctagtatgataataataaaaataagatattttaacatgataaacttgaatcattaattaatttatttaggtcttaaaattattattttagaaaatttttaaaatttaactttcttcatatattctttagaatttttaaatatatatataaattttgaaatttttataaatattttgaatttttgaaaattttgacgagagagaccaatttggttatttttaaaattaacggGGACCAAATGGATATTTATActaatttgttatttgaattgtaaaattcaacttgacTCAAGCTCGAAACTCaaataacttgatttaattaactcgaaatttaattttttttttactttttcgaatcgagttgagttttacTCACCCTTACGTTTTATACATGTGGATGATATgccaacatttaattaattttaaattaaaaacaaaattaaaaaaaactatttttaaaaataaaaatcattaaaattaataaaattatacaaaatgttttttagtatttttaaattataaattaattaaatgttgacgtGTTATTTATATGACAATTCACATATATGTCACGTCAACAAAATTAACTCACATTAagttttctataaattttaagatgatttgataaaaaatataaatttaaagattaaaagagataaaaaattaaataaaaggttgAAATGATTTATTGATAAAGTtggaaaacttaaaaagaaattattatgtAAAACAAGAAGGTTTTCCTCTGAccgtatatattaatattattatttactgaAGAGAACTGTAAACCTAGGATTCTAAATGAATACtacaatttataaatagttttgattttttttgcttGCCATGAATGAATAGGATTTTGAGGTTAGGCacattaatatttacgaacaaacttatttaaatgaaacatttaaagtttatttaaaatttgtttattatttaattggtgtatacttaatattgttattgtttgtgtgtttggtttatttatttataatgtaattaaaatatttatttttaaaaacaagaaataagtttatttattatctatgaataaattttgaatatatttaatcatatgTGTAtggatataataaatataattttattaagaatttgAAGATTTAGAATAAGGTcctataaaatttaactcaattatatTGATATCACATGCTTCAAGTATTTGCTCATTACAAACTTACAGCTCGTATttaaaatgtattcatttaaGGGTGGGTGattaaaatggaaatggtttttAGTAGAAATTAGGAtgcaatctaattttttaattggaaAACATGTTTgtaaaatcaagtaaaaactACCCATTCCGTCATGCTTTGAATattttgaacaaattaaataaaccaaCAAAAAATCAGAAGAAAACAGTCTTTTGATCCACAACATCAACACTAGCAGAGCAAGACAGTAGCCTATTGAAAAACCTAAACAATGCTACCTTCACTTTCCTCCATATCAAACACCTGCTTCTAATACGTCTCTTCTGCTTGTATCTCCTCTTCCTTTGACCCACTTTCTCCTTAACCCTCCCCAAGCATTTCACAGTCTTCTCAGGCACAGTTTCTTTCCTTGAGAACCTATAGCTCCTCAGATACATCTGCCTGCATGAGATACTGTCAACAACTCTACCACCATGCAAGGACCCTGATGAGCTCCTTGACCTCACGAACTCCGCATCTGACTCTGGCCACTTGTAAAGATTCACATAAGTTGCCCTCACAGGCACCCCAGGGTCTCTGGCATCATTCAAGCAATTAGAGATGCAAATCGAACTCATTTCTTCAAAAagattttcttttgctttttggAATGTGGGTAAATTTTGATCAGAATTTATGAACAGGGGGTTTTTTCGCTTTGGAGCTGCAAATTTTAGCAAAGCTTATATTGCAAGAAAAGGctaacaaaaatgaaaagaaagaaagtgaagGAAAGCAGAGGGAGATGATGGGGGGAATTGGGGTTGGTTCCACTTCCAAGTGGAATTTATGCATGCCCATATgctataattaaacataattacaGCAGCAATGAAAGGCTTCTTTTTGGCAATGGCGTGCTGTTAGGCAAAGAGTGGATATGCTAATGCTGTTTATTTTATTGACCAAAAATGAGCCGCCGTTAAGTAGATTTAAGGTTGGAGTTAGGAGTTTCCGAGCATTTGTCAatagggaaaaaaaaacatttaagcAATTCACAATGAATTTTGGTCCTACCAGATCCACATATCCGCATTTGTTCTAACCTGAAAATTTATACATCTTAAATCtactttataattatttttacatatttttatattatattttagctgtatttataaaagaaaaa
The window above is part of the Gossypium raimondii isolate GPD5lz chromosome 9, ASM2569854v1, whole genome shotgun sequence genome. Proteins encoded here:
- the LOC105799886 gene encoding protein CANDIDATE G-PROTEIN COUPLED RECEPTOR 7, translating into MAKLPLQILLLFLLSLISSSIAEIKTLTINSDSRPMILFEKFGFTHSGHIAISVSSVSVTSSANAPNPDASRLGFFLLSEEALLQVLLEIQQNPHFCVLDSRYIQHLFTFGDLSPPPLSRFNHTYPVSSPNEYSLFFANCAPETRVSMNVRTETYNLERDGSKDYLSAGLTHLPSLYTFFSILYLVFLGSWIYVCYTNKRSVHRIHLLMSGLLLFKALNLICAAEDKHYVKVTGTPHGWDVLFYIFQFIRVVLLFTVIILIGTGWSFLKPFLQEREKKVLMIVIPLQVLANVASIVIGETGPFIKDWVTWNQLFLLVDIVCCCAIIFPIVWSIRSLRETSKTDGKAARNLAKLTLFRQFYIVVIGYLYFTRIVVFALRTIAAYKYQWVSNAAEETASLAFYLVMFYMFRPVEKNEYFILDEEDEEAAEIALRDEEFEL
- the LOC105797963 gene encoding uncharacterized protein LOC105797963 — encoded protein: MSSICISNCLNDARDPGVPVRATYVNLYKWPESDAEFVRSRSSSGSLHGGRVVDSISCRQMYLRSYRFSRKETVPEKTVKCLGRVKEKVGQRKRRYKQKRRIRSRCLIWRKVKVALFRFFNRLLSCSASVDVVDQKTVFF